The window AAACAGCGTAGTTTAGGATCGGGCATCATTATCGATAAGGATGGGTATATCATAACCAACAACCATGTGATTGAGCACGCTGACCAGATAAAGGTGCGGCTGGCGGATGAGAGAGAATTTTCGGCAGAGATCATCGGCCGGGATCCCAAGACAGACCTGGCTCTGATTAAAATCGATTCCTTCCGCGACCTCCCATCGGTAACCTTGGGTGATTCAGATGCCCTTTCCATCGGGGATTGGGTAATAACCATCGGCAATCCCTTTGGCTTAAACCACACTGTGACCGCCGGCATTGTCAGCGCCAAGGGAAGGATTATCGGGGCCGGGCCGTACGATGACTTCATCCAGACAGACGCCTCTATTAACCCCGGTAATAGCGGGGGTCCACTTTTGAATGTCAAAGGGGAAGTAGTCGGTATCAATACCGCTATAGTAGCCACCGGCCAGGGTATTGGTTTCGCCATCCCGATCAATATAGCCAAAGAAATTATTGTCCAGTTAAAGGAAAAACGAAGGGTAGTCCGGGGATGGCTGGGTGTGGCTATCCAGAAAATGACCCCTGAATTGGCCCGTTCTTTCGGCATCAAAGAAGGCAGGGGCGCCTTGGTGGGCGACGTCTTTGCCGGAAGCCCGGCCGAGAAATCAAATATTAAACGCGGTGACGTGATAATCGAATTCGACGGGAAGAAAATAGACGAAATGTCGGACTTGCCGCGCCTCGTGGCAAACACTCCAGTCGGGAAAACAGTCCTTATAAAAATTATTCGCGACGGGCAGGAACAGGGTTTAACCGCGAAGATTTCCGAAATGAAAGAGGAGAAACCGCCTGTTGCCAAAACTGAGGTGGAGAGAAAAATCGGTCTAAGCGTCCAGGAAATCACACCCGAGATAGCCGAGGAATTAGGACTTGAAGATGAGACCGGCGTTATCGTCACAGGCGTCGCGCCGGGCAGCCCGGCAGAAGATGCTGATTTCAATCAGGGAGACATTATCAAAGAAATCAATCGCAAGAGTATAAAAAATCTGAAAGACTACCGGATGGCCATGGACAAAGCGGCTAAAGAGGATGCCATCTTATTCCTTGTACAGCGCGAAGGGCAAACCTTGTATCTGAGTATTACCCCGGGTGAATAATAACCGTATCTGTTTACCGTTATCGGTTCACCGTTGTCCGTAAGGACCTGAAAAGTTTTTTTGGTGAACAGGCAATGGTGAGCATATTTCCCGTTATTAGTCCGCCGGTCTCCGTGAAAAACGCGAAAACCGTCTTTTTCGGTGAACGGTGAACGGACAACGGTGAACGATTATATTACCCTTTATGCGCCTGCCAAGATAAACCTTTTCTTAAGAGTGACCGGGAAAAGGCCTGACGGGTATCACTCGCTCTTTACCCTTTTTCAAAAGGTGACTTTATTTGACTGCATAATTATCAGAAAAGTGGAAAGGGGAATAAATCTGTCCTGTCCTCAGGGCACGGTGCCTGAAGATGAGACGAATATTGCTTATCAGGCCGCTTCTCTTTTTTATAAAGTCACCGGCTTATTACCGGGTGTTGACATCGAAATCCGAAAAAATATCCCTGTAGCAGCCGGCTTGGGCGGTGGAAGCAGCGACGCGGCCTGTGTACTGAATGGATTGCAGGAGGTGTACGGAAATCCCTGCGCCCGGGCTAATCTCAGATCCATAGGCAGCAAATTGGGGGCAGACGTACCGTTTCTTCTTGAACCCTGTACCATGGCTATCGGGCGTGGAATCGGAGATCAACTGGAGCCTATTTACTCATCTCCTCCGCTATGGTTTGTGCTTATAAGTCCTTGTTTTCCTGTTAGTACTAAATGGGCTTATAAAAATTTAAAGTTGACAACCGGAGAAAATCTTTTTATCTTCTCGCCCGAAGACATTATCAATATAGAACAATTTCTACATAACGACTTAGAAGAGGTTACTGCCTCAGAGTATCCGGTTATTCATATTATGAAGAAATCTCTGCTTTCCTATGGGGCTGAGGGGACATTGATGACAGGAAGCGGCCCCACAGTATTCGGGCTTTTTAAGGAGGAAGAAAAAGCCCGGCTAGCCTATGAAAGGCTAAGGTCCAATTCAGACTGGACAGTTTACCTCGTAAGATCATTATAACAGTTGGGGTGTCGTCAAGCGGTAAGACACGGGTCTTTGGAACCCGCATTCGGAGGTTCGAATCCTCCCACCCCAGCCAATTAACGTTCACTGTTCACTGTTGACCGTTCACCGTTCACCGCAAGAGCAAATTCTTCTCGGTCAACGGTAAACGGTTAACGGTCAACGGATATTAGGTGCAGAAGATGATCAACAGACTCAAGATATTCTCCGGCAACTCCAATCTACCCCTGGCACATGCTATATGTCGCTATCTGGGTATGGAATTGGGTAAGGCCGTTGTCCGCACTTTCAGTGATGGCGAAACCATGGTCGAAATAGGAGAAAATGTACGCGGCAGCGATGTATTCGTGATTCAACCCACCTGCCCTCCTGTAAACCAAAATCTAATGGAATTGCTTATTATGATCGACGCCCTGCGCCGGGCCTCGGCCAGGCGGATTACTGCCGTCATCCCCTACTATGGCTACGGCCGCCAGGACAGAAAAGTGGCTCCGCGCACGCCGATAACCGCAAAACTGGTGGCAGATCTAATAACTACGCCAGGCGCACGCCGCGTCCTGGCCATGGACCTCCATGCCGGACAAATCCAGGGTTTTTTCAATATACCCGTGGACAATCTTTTCGCTGCCCCCGTGCTCCTGGAATATATACGCGAGCATTTTCTTGAGAATCTGGTCATGGTATCTCCTGATGCCGGGGGCGTAGAGAGAACCAGGGCCTTTGCCAAACGACTGGAGGCACAACTGGCTATTATTGATAAACGCCGGGAACGACCGAATGAATCACAGGTAATGAATATCATCGGCAATGTAAAAGGTAAAAATGTGGTTATACTTGATGACATGGTAGATACGGCCGGGACACTCTGTCAGGCCGCTCAGGCCCTGCAGGAGCACGGGGCGAAGGTGATACACGCCTGTACCACACACCCGGTTTTATCCGGCCCGGCTATCAAACGTATCGAAGCCTCACCTATAAGTAAACTGATAGTCACAGACACTATTCCCCTCGGGCCGGAGGCCCAAAAATGCCGGAAGATCGAGGTATTATCTGTAGCAGGACTCCTGGGGGAAGCCATCCAACGTATTCATAATGAAGATTCCGTAAGTTCTTTGTTTGTTTAGGAGGAATAAATGAAACAGATTGAATTAACTGCAGAAAGTAGAGAAAAAATGGGGAAAGGCGCGGCTCGCAGTCTGCGCCGTCGGGGTCTTACCCCGGCCATCTTCTACGGCAAAGGAATTCCACCTCAACCCCTGACTCTGGATAGTCTGGAGCTTAAACGTAAGCTGAATAAGGTTGGAAGCGAAAATGCCATTTTTGCCCTGACCATTAAAGACGATGGCCATACAGTAAATAAAATGGCTATGTTAAAAGAAGTGCAAACGAATCCCCTAAGCCGGGAAATTCTCCATACCGATTTGTATGAAGTCGCTATGGATAAGAAAATAGCGGTCCGGGTTCCTTTGCACGTCAAGGGGCGGGCCAAGGGAGTGGAGCTAAGTGGTATCCTCCAGACAGTAACCCGTGAAATCGAGATGGAGTGTTTGCCGGCAGACATTCCGGAATTCATCGAGGTTGATGTCACTTCCCTGGACATTGGGGAATCAATCCATATAAAAGACCTGAAGCTGCCGGAAAACCTCCATGTGCTGGACGATGCCGCCGTCACTTTAGTTACCGTGGTTCCGCCGGCAGCTGAAGAAAAAGCGGTTGTCGCCGAGGAAGAAGCCGCTGCCGCTGAACCGGAAGTGGTTTCCACCAAGGGCAAGGAACCCGAGGCAAAAGAGTCGAAATAAAGTTGCGTTGTATTGTTGGCCTTGGCAATCCCGGCATCAAGTATGCAGAAACCAGGCATAATATTGGTTTTATCCTTATTGATCACCTTGCCGGGATATTTCAGATCTCACTCGCCGCAAAAAAGTGGGATAGCCTCATTGGTAAGGGGTATATTGGCGAAAGGCAAGTCCTCCTGGCCAAACCCCTTACCTATATGAACCGGAGCGGTTTAGCAGTAGCACAGATACTTAACTTCCACAAGATACCCCCCCCTGATCTTCTGGTCGTCCATGATGATATGGATATCCCGTTAGGACGCATAAAGATAGTGCGAAGCGGAGGATCAGGCGGACATAATGGCGTGGACTCGATTATTGAGACCCTGGGCACCCGGGAATTCCCACGCCTTAAGATTGGGATTGGCAGGCCATTGCCTCAACAGAAGCCAGAGCACTATGTCCTTGAGCCATTTTCTTTTGAGGAGATAGCACTCCTAAAAGAGACTTTAAAAAAAGCAGCAAAGGCGTCTGAAGCCATAGTCCGGCAGGGGATTGAGGAAGCCATGAATCTTTTTAACATCAAAGAAGTGAATGTCATTAGTCAATAGTCATTCTTTCCAACCCAACCGATGACTAATGACCAGTGACGAGTTACGTTTTGAACACCGGTACTTTGACATTCATTTGGATTTTGAACTTTGGCATTTGTGTTTTCAGCCTTTAGCCTTCAAGCTTTGGACTTTGGGCCTTGAACTTTGACCTTCCAGGCCTCCCATCTCCCAGGAAATAGCCCCGAATGCACAGGACTCGCGCAGACATACCAGACAGCGTATGCACCGCCTGTCGTTGGGTGATTCATAAAATTTAATATCTACGGGACAGTCCCGGTAGCATAACTCACAATGCGTGCATTTCTCCGGATGATACTTGAGCTGGAAGAGGCTCGCCCGGTTGAAAAAAGAATAAAATGCCCCGAGGGGGCATACAGTACGACAGAAGGGACGGCTGGCCAGGACGCTCCCGGTAATAAAGAAAAACAAGACCGCTACTTTAATGTAAAAAAGATGCCCGACCGTCATACGCAGGGTTGGTTGCAGGATTAAAAGCGGCAGTCCGGCCTCCAGGGTCCCGGCCGGGCAGATAAACTTACAAAACCACAGAAAACCATATCCAAAGGCATCAACCACCCAGATGGGTAAGATAAAGATGGTCAGGGCCAGGAAGATATAAGGGCCATAGCTGAAGATATAGGGTATTCTGATCTTGCGCCCGGGCATCTTAAATAAAAGGTCCTGGATAAGACCAAAGGGGCATATCCAGCCGCAGGGCATGCGCCCCACCAGTCCTCCAATAATCCCCAGCCATCCCAGGACATAGAATCCAAAATGGTAGCGCGCCGCTTCTACTGAGGCACGGATACCGGCCATAAAATTCTGGATAGCCCCTAGCGGACACGCGGTTGTAGCTGCCGGGCAGGAATGACAGTTTAATCCCGGAGAGCAGATAGACTTGAGCCGACCCTGATATATAGTCCGGCTTACAGGAAAATACCAGTAACCGTTCAGGAGTAAGGCCGAAAGGGACTGGATAATTCGCCGCAGATGCTGCCTCATCCGATGCCTATGCAATCAAGGCATATACTGACGGCCTTCTCAAGGACGCCCTGGACTTCGCCCGTGAGGACGCCGGCTAACCACAGGAGGACAAAAAGAGAAATAACGATGAACGGTATCTTCCGCATGTGTTTACCTTTCGCCCGGACGGGCTGAAAAACAAAATGTCAAAATACAAAGTTCAAAGGAAATCCAAATGACTGAATGTCAAAGTTTAACTTTCAGCTTTGGCATTCATTTGAATTTTGAGCTTTGAATTTCTTTATTACCTCAACCTGGCCTGAACCGACTTCACCTTATCATCTAACAGGACTTTTTTATCTCTCCGGTCATCAATGATAATCACGGTCTGCACACGTTTTACACCCCTGGCAAAAGGAAGCTCATGCAACCTTGCGGCTAAGGATAAGACATCTGATATACTGCCTTCAATAATCGTTCCCATGTCCGTTAGTTTATAAGGTAATTTCCCCTTGGCCAGTTCCTTTTGAATATCTGCGATATGATCCCCGACGCTGGGCGTCCCTAACCCAAGGGGCACCACGCTTAACTCCATAAGCGCCATAATCCATCCCTCCCCTGATTAAATAGTTTTCGCCCGGAAACCAAAAATTTTCGGACGAGCGGCCAGCACTCAGCTATCAGCATGAAGCCGGTTCACCGTTCACCGTTTACCGAAAGAAAATGTCGGACAACGGTTAACGGATAACAAACATGCTGACAGCTAACCGCTGATCGCTGAAAGCGTGAAACCGGAAACAGTAGTTTCCGGATGAGCACTCGTATATTTCTATGTTACGATGTAATTTCGGTATTTGTAAACTGGTTTTTTTGTCAAACCCAGGGCACCCTGTCATATCAATAAACAGCTTAAAAATTTTTAGATTTGTTGTATAGTGTTTATTAAGAAAAGACATCCGAGGAGGACGCAGAGATGACCACCCCCAAACACTGCCCGGGATTTGAATCTAATAAGAATCTAACCTCATTTATATGTAAGTGCCCGAACTGTGGAGCGGAAAAGGAGATATTCTCGGATGAATTTGATGTTAAGCACATCTGCCCAAAGTGCAAGAAGGAGATCGACTTCACCCGCTGTGAACTCTATGGTTCCGGAAAAGCCGACTGACGGCTGACTTATCAATACTCGTGCCCACAAAAATTATCTCAATAGCGGAAAGGATTATGCAGACAATGGACAAGGCCTTCATGGAACAGATGAAAAGAAAGGTTGAAAACGAACTCAGAGAACGTGAAATACAGGCTACTGAATATTGGTTAAGTGAACTTATAAAAGTTTACGAGAAAAGACATCAACAAATGGCCGACCTCCAGGTGGACATGCAAAATCTGGTCGCCAAGATGCGCACCCGCCTGAAGACCCTGAAAAAAGGCGATGACTGATAATACTTTTAAAGTGTAAATTGGGAAGAAGGCCACAAAAATTCTTCCGTGAACCTTTTAGCCCATTTTGTTTTTAAGTAGGTGTGTATTTCATCAGCCGTAGAAAATTGCAATATATCATTTACCACTTCATTAGCCTCTTCCATAGTGGACATGCGAATAATACGTTTAGCCTGAGGAACTGCCAGGGGATTCATACTTAGTTCATCAAGCCCCAGCCCCAGTAAAATAGGCATATAAGACGCCTCACCGGCCATCTCTCCACACATGGCCACCTCAACGCCCCCGCGGTGACCGGCTTCCGCCACCTGCTTTATCATACGAAGAACGCCGGGATGAAGCGGCTCATAAAGATGGGCCACGTGTTCATTTATCCGGTCTATAGCCAGGGAATATTGAATGAGGTCGTTCGTCCCGATGCTAAAAAAATCCACTTCCTCGGCCAGGATGTCGGCTATGGCTGCCGCCGACGGCACTTCAATCATGGCGCCAATCTTGACCGATTCCTTATACGGTATTCCCTCCCGATACAATTCTTCACACGCCGCCTCCAAAACACGCTTGGCCTCTACTATCTCCTGCTTGCCGGAAATCATAGGAAACATGATACGCAGGTCGCCAAAACAACCGGCCCTTAACAAGGCGCGCAATTGAACCTTGAAGATGCCCTTCTCCCTCAGACAAAACCGGATGGCCCGAAGTC is drawn from Thermodesulfobacteriota bacterium and contains these coding sequences:
- a CDS encoding ribose-phosphate pyrophosphokinase, with translation MINRLKIFSGNSNLPLAHAICRYLGMELGKAVVRTFSDGETMVEIGENVRGSDVFVIQPTCPPVNQNLMELLIMIDALRRASARRITAVIPYYGYGRQDRKVAPRTPITAKLVADLITTPGARRVLAMDLHAGQIQGFFNIPVDNLFAAPVLLEYIREHFLENLVMVSPDAGGVERTRAFAKRLEAQLAIIDKRRERPNESQVMNIIGNVKGKNVVILDDMVDTAGTLCQAAQALQEHGAKVIHACTTHPVLSGPAIKRIEASPISKLIVTDTIPLGPEAQKCRKIEVLSVAGLLGEAIQRIHNEDSVSSLFV
- a CDS encoding 4Fe-4S binding protein; its protein translation is MRQHLRRIIQSLSALLLNGYWYFPVSRTIYQGRLKSICSPGLNCHSCPAATTACPLGAIQNFMAGIRASVEAARYHFGFYVLGWLGIIGGLVGRMPCGWICPFGLIQDLLFKMPGRKIRIPYIFSYGPYIFLALTIFILPIWVVDAFGYGFLWFCKFICPAGTLEAGLPLLILQPTLRMTVGHLFYIKVAVLFFFITGSVLASRPFCRTVCPLGAFYSFFNRASLFQLKYHPEKCTHCELCYRDCPVDIKFYESPNDRRCIRCLVCLRESCAFGAISWEMGGLEGQSSRPKVQSLKAKG
- a CDS encoding DegQ family serine endoprotease encodes the protein MDNKKKRQLTLIAVALASIVFGLALASRFDLMGSPAASNTVNPQALPASFASLVKAVSPAVVNISAVRTIKGGGRVFRHFMGPSDKNDPFRDFFEKFFGDQSPERDLKQRSLGSGIIIDKDGYIITNNHVIEHADQIKVRLADEREFSAEIIGRDPKTDLALIKIDSFRDLPSVTLGDSDALSIGDWVITIGNPFGLNHTVTAGIVSAKGRIIGAGPYDDFIQTDASINPGNSGGPLLNVKGEVVGINTAIVATGQGIGFAIPINIAKEIIVQLKEKRRVVRGWLGVAIQKMTPELARSFGIKEGRGALVGDVFAGSPAEKSNIKRGDVIIEFDGKKIDEMSDLPRLVANTPVGKTVLIKIIRDGQEQGLTAKISEMKEEKPPVAKTEVERKIGLSVQEITPEIAEELGLEDETGVIVTGVAPGSPAEDADFNQGDIIKEINRKSIKNLKDYRMAMDKAAKEDAILFLVQREGQTLYLSITPGE
- the pth gene encoding aminoacyl-tRNA hydrolase is translated as MRCIVGLGNPGIKYAETRHNIGFILIDHLAGIFQISLAAKKWDSLIGKGYIGERQVLLAKPLTYMNRSGLAVAQILNFHKIPPPDLLVVHDDMDIPLGRIKIVRSGGSGGHNGVDSIIETLGTREFPRLKIGIGRPLPQQKPEHYVLEPFSFEEIALLKETLKKAAKASEAIVRQGIEEAMNLFNIKEVNVISQ
- a CDS encoding MTH1187 family thiamine-binding protein — its product is MALMELSVVPLGLGTPSVGDHIADIQKELAKGKLPYKLTDMGTIIEGSISDVLSLAARLHELPFARGVKRVQTVIIIDDRRDKKVLLDDKVKSVQARLR
- a CDS encoding CD1871A family CXXC motif-containing protein; this encodes MRKIPFIVISLFVLLWLAGVLTGEVQGVLEKAVSICLDCIGIG
- the ispE gene encoding 4-(cytidine 5'-diphospho)-2-C-methyl-D-erythritol kinase, producing MNDYITLYAPAKINLFLRVTGKRPDGYHSLFTLFQKVTLFDCIIIRKVERGINLSCPQGTVPEDETNIAYQAASLFYKVTGLLPGVDIEIRKNIPVAAGLGGGSSDAACVLNGLQEVYGNPCARANLRSIGSKLGADVPFLLEPCTMAIGRGIGDQLEPIYSSPPLWFVLISPCFPVSTKWAYKNLKLTTGENLFIFSPEDIINIEQFLHNDLEEVTASEYPVIHIMKKSLLSYGAEGTLMTGSGPTVFGLFKEEEKARLAYERLRSNSDWTVYLVRSL
- a CDS encoding 50S ribosomal protein L25/general stress protein Ctc, with the translated sequence MKQIELTAESREKMGKGAARSLRRRGLTPAIFYGKGIPPQPLTLDSLELKRKLNKVGSENAIFALTIKDDGHTVNKMAMLKEVQTNPLSREILHTDLYEVAMDKKIAVRVPLHVKGRAKGVELSGILQTVTREIEMECLPADIPEFIEVDVTSLDIGESIHIKDLKLPENLHVLDDAAVTLVTVVPPAAEEKAVVAEEEAAAAEPEVVSTKGKEPEAKESK